A genomic segment from Leopardus geoffroyi isolate Oge1 chromosome A2, O.geoffroyi_Oge1_pat1.0, whole genome shotgun sequence encodes:
- the CCDC194 gene encoding coiled-coil domain-containing protein 194 translates to MAELGPEPGRAWRVLALCGAAVFLAAAAAGGALLAWNLASSASRGPRCPEAGANATAPPRDLAPEVEELRRQLAEATQRQEALARQLNQANRVRRELEEALRACEGRQSRLQTQLMTLKTEIEEAKAQGTQMGAENGALTEALARWEAAATESARRLDEAQQRARAAEAEGEACAAREAALRERAKALEAEMGPQRRVPHPRSRSGSRPRPSPRSRSRPRTSGGCRRPARRARGWGN, encoded by the exons ATGGCCGAGCTGGGGCCAGAGCCGGGACGCGCCTGGCGGGTGCTAGCCCTGTGCGGGGCTGCGGTGTTCCTGGCGGCCGCGGCAGCCGGCGGGGCCCTGCTGGCCTGGAATCTGGCCTCCTCGGCCTCCCGGGGACCTCGCTGCCCGGAGGCAGGTGCCAACGCCACGGCGCCCCCCAGGGACCTGGCGCCAGAGGTCGAGGAGCTGCGGCGCCAGCTGGCAGAGGCTACCCAACGCCAGGAGGCCCTGGCCAGACAGCTGAACCAGGCCAACCGTGTCCGTCGGGAGCTGGAGGAGGCACTAAGGGCCTGTGAGGGCCGCCAG AGCCGGCTTCAGACCCAACTGATGACCTTGAAGACTGAGATCGAGGAGGCGAAGGCACAGGGGACCCAGATGGGGGCTGAGAACGGGGCGCTCACAG AAGCGCTGGCGCGCTGGGAGGCGGCGGCCACGGAGTCTGCGCGGCGGCTGGACGAGGCACAGCAGCGCGCACGCGCGGCCGAGGCCGAGGGCGAAGCTTGCGCGGCCCGGGAGGCGGCGCTGCGCGAACGCGC TAAAGCCCTGGAAGCCGAGATGGGCCCCCAGCGCAGAGTGCCGCACCCCCGATCCCGCTCCGGGTCCCGACCGCGACCCAGCCCCCGCTCACGTTCTCGCCCAAGAACTTCGGGGGGCTGCCGGCGGCCGGCGCGGCGCGCTCGAGG atggggaaactaa